The genomic stretch ACGTGAGATTAAAATTTTATAAACGAAAAAATTAAACCGGATTATTCGCCTACAACTTCAAATTCAATTTCAGTTACGTTGCCGTTACCAAAATCAATAGTTGCTTTGTGCACACCAAGTTCTTTAACTTCTTCCACTATTGCGATGCGCTTGCGGTCTATGTCATAACCCTTTTGCTCACGAATAGCGCGTGCAATTTGCAAAGTAGTAATGCTGCCGAAGATTTTTCCGGTAGTTCCCGTTTTTGCAACCAGCTTAACCGGAGATGCTTTTAATACATCGATTACTTTATTGATTTCCGCCAACAAAGCAGCCTCTTTCTTAGCTTTTACTTTTAGTTTTTCTTCCAATTGTTTCAGGTTGGAAGGACTTGCTTCAATAGCAAATTTTTGTGGAATAAGATAGTTGCGGGCATAACCATTTTTTACAGTTACCAGCTCGTTGGCTGCGCCTAAATTATCTACATCCTGAATTAAAATTACTTGCATTTTATTTTTTGTTTAGCTTCCCGAAACCCAGCGTTTACGCTGTCTTCCTAAAAGAAAGGAGTTAGGGAATGGTTACTAATTAATTTATGGCTTATAGTTCATGGCAATGAGCCATGAACTATAAGCTTAATTTCCTATTTCAAAAGGTCTGCCACGTAAGGCAACAAAGCCATTTGACGAGCTTTCTTTACAGCATCGGAAACTTTGCGCTGGTATTTCAGGCTGTTTCCTGTAATGCGGCGAGGCAACAATTTACCTTGCTCGTTGATGAATTTTTTCAAAAACTCTGTGTCTTTATAGTCAATATAGCGGATACCGTATTTTTTAAAACGACAGAATTTCTTCTTAACCTTATCCTGTTTAATCGCAGTCAGGTATTTTATTTCATTTGTTCTTGCCATGATATTAAGCCTCCACTGCTTTTTCGTTTCCGGTAGGTACGCCACTTCTCTTTTTTGCATTGTACTCAACGGCGTATTTGTCGAGTGCAGTGATTAAATGGCGAAGAACCTGGTCGTCGCGCAGAAACTGAACTTTCAGCTTCTCATTGAAGTCGGATGGCGCACTATATTCCAAAACCCAGTAAATAGCTGTGGTTTTTTTCTGGATAGGATACGCCAGTGATTTTAGTCCCCAAGGGTTGCTGTGCGTGATAGTTCCACCGTTTTCTGTAACAAAGTCGGTGTACTTTTTCTGAGCCGCTTTAAATTCGTCTTCAGAAAGCACAGGGGTAAAAATCACCATCAATTCGTAATTGTTCATTACCCTGAATTTTTGTTTTTGTTAAAAAATAATTTTTTGAGGGTGCAAAGGTAAGTGAAAGATATGTTTTTGACAAATTTTATACAGTTAAGTCCAAACACATACAAAAATGTGTACAAATGTAAAACCTAAACAACTTTCCACAAAATTGACTGACAAATGACGAAACTCCTTATTTTTGCCCGACTGTAATCATTGTAGGATAATTAATATGAGCGAATCAGAACAGAAAAATACAAATGCCGGCTCGTCAGAAGAGTCGAAAAGCGAACATAAAAGCCGATGGTTTATGCGGTTGAGAAAAGGCATTCAAACTTCTACTTCGGAAAAAAAAGAAGTTCCCGAAGGCTTATGGACAAAATGCCCCGAATGCAATTATATATGTACAACTGCGGAACTGGAAGAAAATTTGTTTGTTTGCCCGAAATGCAATTATCACCATCGCATTGGCAGTAAAGAATATTTTGAAATTTTGTTCGACGATAAAAAGTTTACGGAACATTTTGACAACATTCGCAGCAAAGATTTCCTCGGCTTTACCGATTTAAAATCTTATGCCAAACGATTGGATGAAATTTATTCCAAATCCGACCTGAAAGATTCTATTCGTGTAGCTTCCGGCAAGGTCAATGGGCAAGAGTTGATAGTTGCCTGCATGGATTTTAGCTTTATCGGCGGTTCGCTCGGCAGCGTGATGGGCGAAAAAATAAGCCGTGCCATAGATTATGCCATCAAGCACAAAATGGCGTTTATGGTTATCAGCAAAAGCGGCGGCGCACGCATGATGGAGAGCGCTTTCAGCCTGATGCAAATGGCAAAAACCAGCGCCAAACTCACACAACTGAGCGATGCGAAGTTGCCGTACATATCTTTAATGACCGACCCGACTTTCGGCGGCGTATCTGCAAGTTTTGCCATGCTCGGCGATTTGAACATTGCTGAACCGGGCGCACTCATCGGCTTTGCTGGTCCGCGCATCATCAAGGAGACCATGCGCAAAGAATTACCGAAAGGCTTTCAGCGCAGCGAGTTTTTGTTAGACCACGGTTTCCTCGATTTTATTGTCGATAGAAAAACTTTGAAAGAAAAATTAGCAACAGTTATTCATCTTTTTAAAAATTAAATACGTGAAGCGTGAGTCGCGAAACGTGAGTGCGAAAACCCACGACTGACGATTCACGTCTCACGAAATTTCATGTCTTCCCACAACAACAGACAAGCCTATTTTAACTACAACATAGAAGATAAATATGTTGCGGGCGTTGTATTGTTGGGAACGGAAGTAAAATCTATCCGTACAGGAAAAGTGAGCTTCAACGACAGCTTTTGTTTATTGGACAACGACGAACTTTGGCTTCGCGGATTGTATATTGGCGAATATAGTTTGGGAACGAATAATAATCACATTCCGGTTCACGATAGAAAATTGCTGCTTAATAAACGTGAACTCAAACGCTTAAAAGCTGCCACAAAAGAAAAAGGCTTAACCATTATTCCTTTAAAGATTTTCTTTAAT from Arachidicoccus sp. BS20 encodes the following:
- the rpsR gene encoding 30S ribosomal protein S18 → MARTNEIKYLTAIKQDKVKKKFCRFKKYGIRYIDYKDTEFLKKFINEQGKLLPRRITGNSLKYQRKVSDAVKKARQMALLPYVADLLK
- the accD gene encoding acetyl-CoA carboxylase, carboxyltransferase subunit beta — encoded protein: MSESEQKNTNAGSSEESKSEHKSRWFMRLRKGIQTSTSEKKEVPEGLWTKCPECNYICTTAELEENLFVCPKCNYHHRIGSKEYFEILFDDKKFTEHFDNIRSKDFLGFTDLKSYAKRLDEIYSKSDLKDSIRVASGKVNGQELIVACMDFSFIGGSLGSVMGEKISRAIDYAIKHKMAFMVISKSGGARMMESAFSLMQMAKTSAKLTQLSDAKLPYISLMTDPTFGGVSASFAMLGDLNIAEPGALIGFAGPRIIKETMRKELPKGFQRSEFLLDHGFLDFIVDRKTLKEKLATVIHLFKN
- the smpB gene encoding SsrA-binding protein SmpB, with protein sequence MSSHNNRQAYFNYNIEDKYVAGVVLLGTEVKSIRTGKVSFNDSFCLLDNDELWLRGLYIGEYSLGTNNNHIPVHDRKLLLNKRELKRLKAATKEKGLTIIPLKIFFNEKNLVKVEIGLARGKKLHDKRETLKKRDTEREIKRYLK
- the rplI gene encoding 50S ribosomal protein L9 is translated as MQVILIQDVDNLGAANELVTVKNGYARNYLIPQKFAIEASPSNLKQLEEKLKVKAKKEAALLAEINKVIDVLKASPVKLVAKTGTTGKIFGSITTLQIARAIREQKGYDIDRKRIAIVEEVKELGVHKATIDFGNGNVTEIEFEVVGE
- the rpsF gene encoding 30S ribosomal protein S6; protein product: MNNYELMVIFTPVLSEDEFKAAQKKYTDFVTENGGTITHSNPWGLKSLAYPIQKKTTAIYWVLEYSAPSDFNEKLKVQFLRDDQVLRHLITALDKYAVEYNAKKRSGVPTGNEKAVEA